One segment of Carya illinoinensis cultivar Pawnee chromosome 13, C.illinoinensisPawnee_v1, whole genome shotgun sequence DNA contains the following:
- the LOC122292948 gene encoding nudix hydrolase 16, mitochondrial isoform X3 — protein MCSKLVIRLNGCIPFRHRNSEGSEDANTGKIVEVLMINSTSGPGLLFPKGGWENDETVQEAAVREALEEAGVRGELMDFLGYHQFKSKTHQDEFCPEGLCKAAMFALFVKEELESWPEMNTRKRTWLTVPEAVDSCRHAWMRDALENGFSKWYAERMMTAGENISVEH, from the exons ATGTGTTCGAAGTTGGTGATTCGATTAAACGG GTGTATTCCATTTAGGCATAGAAATTCAGAAGGGAGTGAAGATGCCAATACTGGGAAGATTGTCGAGGTTCTTATGATTAACTCAACAAGTGGACCAGGTCTTTTGTTTCCAAAG GGAGGCTGGGAGAACGACGAAACTGTTCAGGAGGCTGCAGTAAGGGAAGCTCTTGAAGAGGCTGGAGTTCGGGGGGAGCTAATG GATTTCCTGGGGTATCATCAATTTAAGAGTAAAACCCATCAGGATGAGTTTTGTCCAGAAGGTCTATGTAAAGCTGCAATGTTTGCTTTGTTCGTTAAGGAGGAGCTTGAGTCATGGCCAGAGATGAACACCCGAAAGAGAACTTGGTTGACTGTACCAGAGGCAGTGGATAGTTGTCGGCATGCATGGATGAGGGATGCCCTGGAGAATGGCTTCTCCAAATGGTATGCAGAGAGAATGATGACTGCAGGGGAGAACATTTCTGTGGAACATTGA
- the LOC122292948 gene encoding nudix hydrolase 16, mitochondrial isoform X1, protein MCDLVARTGRHQQRYEAGCRLVAGCIPFRHRNSEGSEDANTGKIVEVLMINSTSGPGLLFPKGGWENDETVQEAAVREALEEAGVRGELMDFLGYHQFKSKTHQDEFCPEGLCKAAMFALFVKEELESWPEMNTRKRTWLTVPEAVDSCRHAWMRDALENGFSKWYAERMMTAGENISVEH, encoded by the exons ATGTGTGATTTGGTGGCCCGCACTGGTAGGCATCAGCAACGGTACGAGGCCGGTTGTCGCCTAGTTGCCGG GTGTATTCCATTTAGGCATAGAAATTCAGAAGGGAGTGAAGATGCCAATACTGGGAAGATTGTCGAGGTTCTTATGATTAACTCAACAAGTGGACCAGGTCTTTTGTTTCCAAAG GGAGGCTGGGAGAACGACGAAACTGTTCAGGAGGCTGCAGTAAGGGAAGCTCTTGAAGAGGCTGGAGTTCGGGGGGAGCTAATG GATTTCCTGGGGTATCATCAATTTAAGAGTAAAACCCATCAGGATGAGTTTTGTCCAGAAGGTCTATGTAAAGCTGCAATGTTTGCTTTGTTCGTTAAGGAGGAGCTTGAGTCATGGCCAGAGATGAACACCCGAAAGAGAACTTGGTTGACTGTACCAGAGGCAGTGGATAGTTGTCGGCATGCATGGATGAGGGATGCCCTGGAGAATGGCTTCTCCAAATGGTATGCAGAGAGAATGATGACTGCAGGGGAGAACATTTCTGTGGAACATTGA
- the LOC122292948 gene encoding nudix hydrolase 16, mitochondrial isoform X2 has product MGSSNLSLGVVRCIPFRHRNSEGSEDANTGKIVEVLMINSTSGPGLLFPKGGWENDETVQEAAVREALEEAGVRGELMDFLGYHQFKSKTHQDEFCPEGLCKAAMFALFVKEELESWPEMNTRKRTWLTVPEAVDSCRHAWMRDALENGFSKWYAERMMTAGENISVEH; this is encoded by the exons ATGGGTTCATCAAATTTGAGCTTAGGGGTTGTTAG GTGTATTCCATTTAGGCATAGAAATTCAGAAGGGAGTGAAGATGCCAATACTGGGAAGATTGTCGAGGTTCTTATGATTAACTCAACAAGTGGACCAGGTCTTTTGTTTCCAAAG GGAGGCTGGGAGAACGACGAAACTGTTCAGGAGGCTGCAGTAAGGGAAGCTCTTGAAGAGGCTGGAGTTCGGGGGGAGCTAATG GATTTCCTGGGGTATCATCAATTTAAGAGTAAAACCCATCAGGATGAGTTTTGTCCAGAAGGTCTATGTAAAGCTGCAATGTTTGCTTTGTTCGTTAAGGAGGAGCTTGAGTCATGGCCAGAGATGAACACCCGAAAGAGAACTTGGTTGACTGTACCAGAGGCAGTGGATAGTTGTCGGCATGCATGGATGAGGGATGCCCTGGAGAATGGCTTCTCCAAATGGTATGCAGAGAGAATGATGACTGCAGGGGAGAACATTTCTGTGGAACATTGA